A window of Phragmites australis chromosome 15, lpPhrAust1.1, whole genome shotgun sequence genomic DNA:
TGTGCTTATAAAATGGAAGGAATTGAAACCGTGCATGCTGACCTGGGCAAGAACTATGATGTTATGTACTAATTCCCTACTATGAATAATACAAAGAAAAGAGAGCAGCACTTGAGTTCAGCCATAAATGGATTGTTGCTGAGTATGCAGCAAACTGAAGAACTTGGTTTCATCCCACAACCTCAAGTTATGTGCGACGATGACAGAATCCATGGGGGAAAGGAGGATAGCAATAATGTGGATCATTATGTCTCCTCGCTGGCATGGATAAATAAATAGAGAAATTCGAGAACAACGATGTAGCCGTACTGATGTACCTTGGCAGGTAAACAGATCATGCAAGGTTGCTTAGCGTCCAAAGCAATTCTTTTTTGGCGTACACTAATGTCCTAAACATTTCTTATTGGTGTCCTAAGCATTTCATCGAGCTCCTCGTAAGCACCACCAGTGACAATGCTCAAATTGGTTCCATAAACAATCGGAAAACTGACCTCCACATCCTTGAGCTTTTACATGTCTATGCTGATAAGCCAGAGATCAACCAAAACACTTCAGAGTGTGTGGTGCTTAGGTGTGTGAGTCCCCTGAGGAAGAGCCAGCAGAGTGCTTCAGAGTTGCAAAACAGATCAAGATCAGAAACACGACGACACAAGGTATGAAGCTCTTGTTCGAGTGCCTTTGCTGTTTCAGACTTATTAATCTTTTGGAGTAGTACTACTTTGTTTCTATTAGCATTGCTAATCAGTCCATGAGCGAGAAAAATTAAGGAGCAGGAACAGGTGAAAGGTACTTTACTTTGGCTACAAATAGGTGAGAGAATCTGGTTGCATGGCTACATGATGGCACATGAGCCTTGAGTTCCTTGAGAGGACGCATcaatcggaggaggaggagcacctTGGAGCCATCCATGGTGCCGCCGCTGACCACGCACGCAGAGCCGCGGAGGAGCCCGGCGGCGCAGGTGGGAAGCGTAGGGGGCAGACAGCAGCAAAGGGGATGGATTTGAGAGTAAGAAagtttgggattttttttttactcttcaccAGCTCACCCCACACACGCACCTACCCCACACACCTAACGCACGCATATATTAGTTCTACAATTACACATAGTTTGAAGAAAACGTCCATCTAAAGATCATTGAGACCCATTAAAAATCCCGTAGACGATGAGCACATCGTAATCCCTTCTGTAGAGACTCGTCGGAGGAGTTGGAGAAATCCAAAATAAATCAGCATCGAGCCCGGGTGGGTTCAGCTCACCACTGAGTCTTACCACCGTGCCCACGTTCGCAAAAGTTTGGGATTTGAGGTATGTGTAGCATTTGTGGGGGAAAATTACTACCGATGGTTAGACAGGTATGAATATTGATGAGTAAATGTTTTTTTatattgttaataatttttaaattatacaaggtccaattacaataGTACGTGTACAATAATTAGATCTTCAGATGAACTCATTATTtactgttcatattttttttgatagattactactaaattattatgatgttttattacttaggaatatGAGAGAAGTAGCACGGTtttacccggatgtcacccctcaaaggTCAAGTCTATtcggacttgaggctgagctctagtagtggtcgtggtcgaggtcgTGATCGTGGTCGAATACCAGGACAATACGTTAGTAAAACGgtataactttctcatacgaagtctattTTAGACGTTCTTGGACTTCCTGAAAAAACTTACGTCGAACCCTTTCCATTAGATCTATGTTtgatcaaatattccttatagtttagtcagagtcgaaggaataaggtgttgtgttaccgttttggaccctgtcgagttttgtaatcgtgtcaagATTGAAGTCCAGGtggtgcacgcctctttccacggctgcacaaccctaggttgaccccctcatgtttccctataaatatacggtagtcgtcatagtttaggcttgagtttagcttagattattctgttttagacagtttcgtcaTTTATCGGTTTGTCGAACTCTAAACTCGaatacttcattggtaattagtaatattcagattgcatctacctgttcttgcttgtgttctcgattcgcttgctgAAAAAATCTTCTTAGTGAGATCAATCGCGTCTTGATATGGTTGATAACTACGGAatagtgatgtagtggttgcgaggcttctcgatctgttctgttcagagtatttagatcatcaacatcgaagtttcaccaatcgacttatcatattaactTTCAAAAGATCGGGTATTCCTTCCTATACCTAATGCGTGTTTACCTGATCTTCCGAAAAAATTTTATAGCATTGGGtgaatctaaaattaaaaaaataaattaaagattcACTCACatcaaattaaatttaaaaaataaattaaataataaTGATTCGGAACTACTAATTAAATACCCACTTTCATACCTAATGCCGACGTGATGCGCCGTTCAACACCACACTAATTTTATGCGGAGATAGATAGATAGCCTGACAATATCTTCGGTATATTTAACCCGTTGTGGCAACGATCTGGTCCATGATTCCTCTCACCTCTTGGCTCTATCTctgtcttttcttcttttcttcggagctcaggccccagcTCTTTGTAGAATGGGATAATTCTTTGTAGAATCGTAGCTTCCTGCCTGTAAATGCAATAAGATAATGCCGGGGCTTTGAACGTGGACGCAAATGAACAAATGAGGTGACAAGGCTGGAGAAAAACACTGCAACTCTGCACGGGGTAGGTGAGGCTTTGACGGGATTCGGGCGCCTGAGGAAATTGACAATTTGCAGGCAGTCGCACTCAATTGGGAAGAAAATTCTCAGGTTACAGGTGTCTCACTTCTGCTGACCGttgaataaaaaagaacggTACATATCAGAATATCTTAGAATTTTTTCCGTAAAAATTCTCATGAAATTTTCTTCCTAAAATTATGGACTGTTCACACCAATCCGCTGCTACAGACCTAGAGTTAGACCTTCCATGCACGCAAGGGCTTCTTATTGGTCAACCGTCCGAGCCTATTGCTCAAGTGCCTATAACCATACGCTTTACTGCCTCACTCTCACGCCAGCTTCCTGTCCTCGTCCTGCCTTGCAATCCTGTGCAGGCCGCCCCGTACACGAATCTGGGCTGAACTCAATCGTCAGCAGGTACAACTagtccggccggccggccggccaagATGGAGAACGCCGACATTGGTGCGTGAGCAGGTGCAACTACTCCGGCTGTCCTATGACGTATCGATCTCTCTTGCCGGATACTTATTACGATCTTGTTTTGTTCGACTCTTTCAGTGATTGCCACGGCCATATTCGTCCCGTTCTTGGCCATGGTACTTCTCCGTTTGTGCATACGCTGCGATGCGTGCTTCGCCGTCCGGAGGAGAACGGCGACGACGCAACCCTACGAGGTGGTGCCCGACCACCGGATCAGGAATGTGACCATCGAGAAATTCCTCTCGGAGATCAAGCACGAAAAGCCGTTCAGGTTTGCGCCGCCGCAGATCGCCGGCTTCACGCAAAACTACTCCACCCGgctcggcgccggcggcttCGGCACAGTGTTCAAGGGCGAGCTCCCCAACGGCCTCGCTGTGGCGGTTAAGGTTTTCCACAGCAGCCTCGACCAGAGGTCCGAGGAGGAGCAGTTCATGGCGGAGGTGGGCACCATCGGCAGGACCCACCACATCAACCTCGTTAGGCTCTTCGGCTTCTGCTTCGACGACGACGTGCGCGCGCTGGTGTATGAGTACATGGAACACGGCGACCTCGGCGCCTGCCTCCTGGACCAGGGCCGCGATGTCGGCCTCCCGGCGCTGCGAGACATCGCCGTCGGCGTCGCGAGGGGGATCCGGTACCTCCACGAGGAGTGCCAGCAGAAGATCGTGCATTACGACATCAAGCCCGTCAACGTTCTCCTCGACGGCGACCTCACGCCCAAGGTCGCCGACTTCGGGCTCGCGCGGCTGGTGAACCGCGCGGACACGCACGTATCCATGTCCGGCGTGCGAGGCACCCCTGGTTTCGCCGCGCCGGAGCTGTGGATGCAATCAGGTGTCACGGAGAAGtgcgacgtgtacagcttcggcATGCTCCTGCTAGAGATCGTCGGCCGGCGGAGGAACTTCGACGAGGCCGCGCCTGAGAGCCAGCAGTGGTTCCCCAAGCTGGCGTGGACCAAGTACGAGAGCGGCGACCTCATGGAGATCATCGCCACGCCGAGCCGTGACCATTCTGTATTGGTTATCGACGATGATGCGCAGCAGTGCAAGGAGACGGTGGAGAGGATGTGCAAGGTGGCGTTCTGGTGCGTGCAGCAGCAGCCTGAGGCGAGGCCTCCGATGGGCGTGGTGGtgaagatgctggagggtgAGATGGACATCGCTCCTCCGGCGAACCCGTTCCAGCATCTGATGGCAGCACCGGTGGTGGCGAACCTGTGGACGACGACAACGAGTAGCGGGAACACGGTCTCGGCAAATAGCAACTGTCAAACTTGTTGTATTTAGTGTACAGAAACTTaatcaatatatttgtattttaaatTGCTTTTAATATAATGTTGAAGTGTATTAAGTAAAACGGTACCTTGTCTAACGGACTTCGTAGGGGACCTAACAACTAGAGAAGCATACTCTCCGAGGTCTGGTTGATCATGCTATTAGGGTGTGATCACAGCGACCAGTCTAACGCCTATAGGACCAGTCTTCATATACCATCGTTTACACCCGCGTCCAGCACTACTGATCGCAGGGCTAGATTTGATGTAATATGTCTAGAGCGCAGTTGCTAATATTAACTCAAGTATTTTCTTTCCCTAGGCACCAGCACCAAAGGACGAAGTCATTGACGACCCTGTTGGGcattgtcccgtcccgtagcattaaatgatgCGGAGTATAACTTTGCAGGCCGGTACGGTGGCGCACGGTGGATAGG
This region includes:
- the LOC133891907 gene encoding G-type lectin S-receptor-like serine/threonine-protein kinase At1g34300 isoform X1, whose protein sequence is MENADIVIATAIFVPFLAMVLLRLCIRCDACFAVRRRTATTQPYEVVPDHRIRNVTIEKFLSEIKHEKPFRFAPPQIAGFTQNYSTRLGAGGFGTVFKGELPNGLAVAVKVFHSSLDQRSEEEQFMAEVGTIGRTHHINLVRLFGFCFDDDVRALVYEYMEHGDLGACLLDQGRDVGLPALRDIAVGVARGIRYLHEECQQKIVHYDIKPVNVLLDGDLTPKVADFGLARLVNRADTHVSMSGVRGTPGFAAPELWMQSGVTEKCDVYSFGMLLLEIVGRRRNFDEAAPESQQWFPKLAWTKYESGDLMEIIATPSRDHSVLVIDDDAQQCKETVERMCKVAFWCVQQQPEARPPMGVVVKMLEGEMDIAPPANPFQHLMAAPVVANLWTTTTSSGNTVSANSNCQTCCI
- the LOC133891907 gene encoding G-type lectin S-receptor-like serine/threonine-protein kinase At1g34300 isoform X2, which translates into the protein MVLLRLCIRCDACFAVRRRTATTQPYEVVPDHRIRNVTIEKFLSEIKHEKPFRFAPPQIAGFTQNYSTRLGAGGFGTVFKGELPNGLAVAVKVFHSSLDQRSEEEQFMAEVGTIGRTHHINLVRLFGFCFDDDVRALVYEYMEHGDLGACLLDQGRDVGLPALRDIAVGVARGIRYLHEECQQKIVHYDIKPVNVLLDGDLTPKVADFGLARLVNRADTHVSMSGVRGTPGFAAPELWMQSGVTEKCDVYSFGMLLLEIVGRRRNFDEAAPESQQWFPKLAWTKYESGDLMEIIATPSRDHSVLVIDDDAQQCKETVERMCKVAFWCVQQQPEARPPMGVVVKMLEGEMDIAPPANPFQHLMAAPVVANLWTTTTSSGNTVSANSNCQTCCI